AATGAACCGTGAGGCTTAACCTTACAACGCCGAAGATGTTTTGGCGAAGAGACAGACATCAGTTTCAGCTTGATAACAGATTAATTGACCTGCAGAGATGCGGGTTGATAACAGAATTTGCCTGGCGGCTTTAGCGCGGTGGTCCCACCTGACCCCATGCCGAACTCAGAAGTGAAACGCCGTAGCGCCGATGGTAGTGTGGGGTCTCCCCATGTGAGAGTAGGGAACTGCCAGGCATCAATTAAGTGAAGAGGTCATCCGGAAGGATGGCCTTTTTGCGTTTTTGTCCTTTCTCAAAAATCCTCCAAACATACTGATCTCATTAAAACTCAGCGCAGAATACTGCTCCTGTCATAGCTTTTATAGCTTCTGGAACGTACAGATCAGGTGATTTAAAGGAGGAATGTTGGCAATGCTCAGGCAAGAAGAGTGGATATTTTACGTTGGTGGGGGCGGCCAAAACTACCGAATCCCCAAAAGCAAAAAACCAGCCCGTAGGCTGGTTTCTTTAAATAGTGGTGCCCGGACTCGGAATCGAACCAAGGACACGGGGATTTTCAATCCCCTGCTCTACCGACTGAGCTATCCGGGCAACGGAGCGCATTAAACCCTAATCCCGTTTGCCCGTCAACCCTAATTCGGGAAAAGCTGTTCAACTGCTTAACTTTACGGCAATCTGTCGGTTCCCGCAGCGAAATTGCACAAATCTTCCAGACAAAGGTCGTGCGAAACAGCAATGCTGGCAGTTGAGAGGAGGGCGGTATGGCGAACGACTGGCTTGAGCTACGTCAGCATGCAGATACAGGTATTGAAACCATTAAAGCGCACTTTGAAGGCCATGCCTTCGACCCGCACTGGCACGACAGCTATCTGGTGGGCATCACGCTTTCTGGCACCCAGCAGTTCCATTGCCGTCGCGAACGTCACCGGAGCCATCCGGGTGATGCCTTTTTGCTTGAACCCGGTGAAATCCACGATGGCGATGCACCGGTCGATGGTGGCTTCACCTATCTGACGTTCTACCTTGACGAGCAGTGGCTGAACAACACGCTACACGGGCTATATGAATCGACCCCCGGTAGTTATTCCCTGCATTTTGCGCAAACACTAACGCGCGAGCCGCAGCTGGTTCGTTCCATCGGTGAGACATTTAACTCATTGCATCAGGATGAAATGAAAATCGTCCAGCAGAGTACGATGGATAACTTACTGGCGCAGATCACCTCCCATTGCCACTGGCGGAAAAAGTTGCCCTCGCAGCTGCAAAGCGCGGCGGTGGCACATCGGGCACGCGATTACCTGTATGCCCATATGGGCGAAAATCTTGGGCTGTCAGATCTGGCGCGCGAGACGGGAACCGACCGCTTTACCCTGACCCGCTGTTTTAAACGCGAGTTCCACCTGGCACCGCACGCCTGGCTAATTCAGCTTCGGCTGTCGAAAGCCCGTCAGATGCTGGCGCGTGGAGATCAGCCTGTGGCGGTAGCCGCGTCGCTCGGTTTTGCCGACCAGAGCCATCTTGGGCGCTGGTTTCAGCGGGCCTATCGCATCACTCCTGCCCATTACCGAAAGTTGTGCACAAACCTTCCAGACGTTTCCAGTAAATAGCGGCACAGTCAGAGCTCTAAAAATAAGGAGCTACCTGTGAATCTGATGCCGTTTCTGCTGTTTGCTTTCGTCGCCTCGATAACACCAGGCCCGACCAACATCCTCATTCTGACCAATAGCCAGCACTATGGCGTGAAGGCGACCCTTCCCGCCCTTGTGAGCGGCTGTGTTGCAGCCAGCGCCATCGTGCTGGTCTCCGGTGCAGGTGCCGGAGAAATCCTGCGCCAGTACCCTCTGATTCGTCAAATGATGAGCTGGGCGGGTGTGCTGTGGTTAAGCTGGATGAGCTGGCAGCTGTTCAGTGCGCCAGCGGCAAATATGACCAACGGTTCGTATCATCGTTTTACGGCGCGTGCGGCCGCGCTATTACAGGTGGTCAACCCAAAGACATGGATGATGGCACTGGCAGTGGTGAGCCTGTTTGCGCCGGTGGGAGATCACACGTTGCGGGATGTCGCGCTGATGGCGCTGTGGTTCTTAGTGATTTCGGTTGGATGTCTGATGTGCTGGGCGTGGCTGGGCAAGGCGGTGAACCGCGTGTTTCGCACCACCGTGGCGATGGTGCGATTTCAACGCGTAATGGCCCTGTGCTTGCTTGTTTCTGCGTGGGCTGGGATGCTGGCTTAAGTCAGTGCGCCACCCATGCGGCATTGGGCAAAACGCAGAATATCTTCCGCCAGACGGTGTGCTGTTTCGACGTCAGTCAGACTGCGGTTGACCAGCATACGGCTCAGGCAGCCTTCCAGCACCAGTTCCATCTGTTTGGCCACCATCGCCGGATCGTCGACTTCTAGCGTCGTGAGCAGCTCGTGCGTAAAGTCGTGAGCGGCGCTTTTCTGCTGATCAGCCAACTGATGGATTGGATGGCCCGGATCGGGATAAAAAGTACAGGCAGCGATAAACAGGCAGCCCGGATAGCGATTATTACGAACGCAATCCGCCAGCGCAGTGTAGCGCGCCAACACTTTCTGCTCTGCCGTCAGCTCTTCGTTCAGCATCAGCTGTCTGCGCCAGATGTCCACCTGCTGGCTAAGGTAACGCAGGGCGTCGTAAAGCAGCGCCTCTTTGTCTGGCCAGAAGCGCCTAAGTTCATCCAGAGGATAATCGATGCGTTCGGCGACCATCTCAAGCGTGGTATTGGCGATCCCTTGTACTTCAAGTAATTGCAGGGCTTGCCCCAGTACGTCTTCACGTTGCACGGTTTTCTCCTCCCAATGCTAACGGTTTCTCCCGTTAACAGTGTCGTTTACGGCTGGCGATCGCGCAAATGTGCGCTGAATGCGGTTGCGTCCATAAATCCGGTCACACGCCCGGCGGGCTGCTCTTTGCCCTGTTCATTAAAGAACAGAATAGTCGGCAGGCCGAGCACGTTGAGTTCCTTCAGCAAGGCCTTGTCCTGCGCATTATTGGCCGTTACGTTAGCCTGCAACAGAACGGTCTCTTTCAGCGCGTTTTGCACCTGCGGATCGCTGAAAGTGTATTTTTCGAACTCTTTACAGGCCACGCACCAGTCGGCGTACAGATCGAGCATCACTGGTTTGCCTTTAGCCTGCGCCAGCGCGGTATTCAGCTCATCAACGCTGCTGATTTGCGTGAAGTTAAGATGTGCCTGTGTTTGAGCTGTCGTCGCGCCAAATGCCCAGTCCTGAAGCGGACGCGCACTTACCAGCGCAGCGGCAAGCAGAACAATCTGCACCATCCGCATCCACGGCTTTTGCGCGGACAGGCTAGTGATAAATGCCCAAGCGAAGAACGCAACGCCAAGAATGGCCCACAAACGCATCCCCCAGATAACGCCAATCACACGCTCCAGCAAGAATACCGGCAGGGCAAGAATCACAAAGCCGAACGCCGTTTTCACCGTCTCCATCCACGGACCGCTTTTCGGCAACAGGCGATTGCCGAACACGGTGACCAAAATCAGCGGCAAGCCCATGCCCAGCGCATAGAGATAGAGTGTCCCGCCGCCGAACCACATATTCCCGCTCTGGGCGATGTACAGCAGGATGGCGCTCAGCGGTGCGGTGGTGCAGGGCGAGCAGATCAACCCGGCGATCGCCCCCATCACGAACACGCCGCCAGCAGAACCGCCCTGTTGACGATTGCTCATCAGCGTTAAGCGCGTCTGCAGGGACGACGGCAATTGCAGCGTGAACAGCCCAAACATTGACAGTGCCAGCAGGGTAAAGACTACTGACAGCCCGATGAGCACGTAAGGATGCTGAAGTGCGGCCTGAAACTGAAGCCCAGCAGCAGCCACCACAAGGCCAAGTGCGGTATAGGTCAGCGCCATTCCTTGCACATAGATAAAGGCCAGCAGCAGCGCACGGGCGGTGGATAAACGCTGTTTACCGCCGAGAACGATACCGGAGATAAGCGGGTACATTGGCAATACGCATGGCGTAAAGGCGATGCCGATCCCGATCAATAACGCCCAGAACGCAGAGAAAGGGAGTTCCGCGCTCTTTTCACTCGGTTCCTGAGAAGGGGGCGCAGAAGGCGCCGCCACGACTTTACTCAGCGGCACCACTTTGGTTTCCGGCGGATAACAGAATCCTGCATCAGCGCAGCCCTGGTACGTCACCGTCAGCGTCGCCCCCTGGCTTGCCTGACTTACCGTAAGCGGCACACTCAACTGATGACGGTAGATTTCGCTTTTGCCGTAGAACTCATCTTCGTGCCACTCGCCCGCAGGCAGCTGAGGCTCGCCAATCGTCGCATTCGCTGGGGTGAAACTGACCTGCTTGCGATACAGGTAGTACCCGTCTTTGACCTGCCAGTTCAAATTCAGATCGTGCTGGTTTTGCTGGAAGTCGAAAACAAACGCCTGGTCGGCAGGGATGAAAGTAGAGCGGCCGGGCGCGTCAAACAATCCGGCAAAAACTGACGTGCTGCACAGCAGCAAGATCAGCGTAAAGAAGCGTTGAGCCATGAGAGATAATCGTTATCGCCGTGGACGACTGGCAGCACCAGCAGTTCCGGGGTTTGGTAAGGATGATGAGATTTGAGGCAATCAAGAAGCGCCTGTTGATGCGCGACGTTGGTTTTCAGCAACATCTGGACTTCATACTCCTGTTCCAGCTTGCCTTCCCAGTAGTACATCGAGGTGGCACCGGGAAGAATAGTCACGCAGGCCGCGAGCTGTTCTGCCAGCACTTTGGCGGCAAGCTCCTGGGCAGTGGCTTCATCGGGTGCGGTACAGAGTACAACGACAGCGTCAGGTGTATTCACTACTCGACCTCCTCATCGTGAAAAAAATACTATATCACGCTGGGCCAAGGGGTATGAATGAATCGGGCCGCTAAGCGGCCCGATGATAACTATTTCTACATCTACAGTATTTTAGAGAATAAAACTGCCAATGACGAAGCCGAAGCAGACAGAGAACACCACGCCCATCGTGCCCGGAATAAAGAACGGATGATTAAACACGAAGCGCCCGATACGGGTGGTGCCGGTATCATCCATCTGCACCGCCGCGACCAGCGTCGGGTAGGTTGGCAGAATAAACAGGCCGGAAACGGCGGCAAAGGAAGCAACCGCCGTCAGTGGAGAGACGTTCAGCGCCAGCGCCATCGGCATCAGCGCCTTGGCGGTTGCAGCCTGAGAGTACAACAGCGCGGAGGCCACAAAGAAAATGACTGCCAGCAACCACGGATGACCCTGAATGACCGAGCCCGCTGTCTCTTTAATCCAGTCGATATTGTTAGAAACGAAGGTATCGCCGAGCCATGCCACGCCGAGGATACAGATACAGGCACTCATCCCCGCTTTAAAGGTACTTGAGCTGAGAATGCTGTCCGTTTCCACACCGCACAGCACGGTGGTTAGCGTCGCAACGCTCAGCATAATAATCAGGATCGCGTTAGTCGTGTTCATCAGCGGTGTTGCGACCAGGCCGAGGCTTGGGCTGTTGACGATGGCATAAATCACCACGCACACCACGCCGAGCAGGAACAGCAGTACCGACAGTTTGGCGCGCGGTTTGATCTCCACTTTGTTTTCGCCGCGCAGCTCAATTAACCCTTCTTCAAGACGTTTCAGGTATACCGGATCGTCGGAAAGTTTAGAGTTAAACATCATGGTGACCAAGAACGACATCAGCAGCACGGCCAGCAGCGTCGATGGGATCACCACGGAGAGCAGATGGATGTAGCTCACGCCGTGGCCTTCCATCACGGAGGACATGTAAACCACCGCAGCGGAAATCGGCGAGGCAGTGATCGCAATCTGCGCGGACACGACGGCGGTCGACAGCGGACGGCACGGTTTGATGCCTTGCTCTTTCGCCACTTCGGCAATAACCGGGAGTGTTGCGAGGGAGATGTTGCCGGTACCGGCAAAAATAGTCAGGAAGTAGGTGACAATTGGCGCAAGGATCGTGATGTACTTAGGGTTTTTGCGCAGTAACTTTTCGGTTTGGTTAACCAGATAATCCAGGCCACCCGCGATCTGCATCGCCGAGATCGCTGCAATCACCGCCATGATGATGGAGATAACGTCAAACGGGATTTTCCCCGGTGCGACACCAATGGCTGCGAGTACCAGCACGCCGAGCCCGCCAGCATAACCGATACCAATCCCCCCTAGTCTGGCGCCGAGAAAAATCGCGGCCAAAACGATAATCAGCTCAATGACAATCATAATCGCTTCCTTGAATGTTAGATGTTGGATACATAAATGTTATTTTTGTGATGTCCTATAAAAGCAAAAAGGCACGTCACAAGTGACGTGCCTTTCGGAAGTTTAACCCGAACTGTTATTGTTCGCTTTCATCGGTATAACGTTTCGCTTTGTAGGCCGGGTGCATCAGGTTTTGCGCCGAGAAGATATCATCCAACTCAGCTTCTGTCAGCAGTCCACGCTCAAGCACGACTTCGCGCACGCTCTTACCGGTTTCAGCACAAATCTTCCCGACGATATCGCCGTTGTGGTGGCCAATGAACGGGTTCAGGTAAGTGACGATGCCGATAGAGTTATAGACGAAGCTTTCGCACACTTCTTTGTTTGCCGTAATACCGTTAATGCATTTTTCCAGCAGGTTGTAGCACGCGTTGGTCAAGATATGGATGGACTCAAACACTGCCTGGCCAATCACCGGTTCCATAACGTTCAGCTGCAGCTGACCCGCCTCGGAGGCCATGGTCACGGTAATGTCGTTCCCGATGACTTTGAAGCACACCTGGTTCACCACTTCTGGCACTACCGGGTTCACTTTGGCTGGCATGATGGACGAACCGGCCTGCAACTCTGGCAGGTTGATTTCGTTCAGGCCAGCGCGTGGACCAGAAGAGAGCAGGCGCAGGTCATTACAGATTTTGGAGAGTTTAACCGCCAGACGTTTCAGCGCACTGTGCACCATGACGTAAGCGCCACAGTCGGAAGTCGCTTCGATCAGGTCTTCCGCTGGCACAACCGCCAGATTAGACACTTCTGCCAGTTTCTGTACTGCCAGCTGTTGGTAACCGTCTGGGGTGTTCAGGCGAGTCCCGATGGCGGTCGCGCCAAGGTTGACTTCCAGCAGCAGCTCGGAGGTGCGCAGGATGTTGCGGGTCTCTTCGTTCAGCAGCACGTTGAACGCGTGGAACTCCTGGCCGAGGGTCATCGGCACCGCATCCTGCAACTGGGTACGGCCCATTTTCAGAATGTCCTGGAACTCAACAGCTTTACGCTGGAAGCCATCGCCCAGCTGGTTAATCGCGTCAATCAGTTTCACCACGGAGGCATAAACGGCGATACGGAAACCAGTCGGATAGGCGTCGTTGGTGGACTGGCACT
Above is a window of Lelliottia jeotgali DNA encoding:
- a CDS encoding Transcriptional regulator, AraC family, encoding MANDWLELRQHADTGIETIKAHFEGHAFDPHWHDSYLVGITLSGTQQFHCRRERHRSHPGDAFLLEPGEIHDGDAPVDGGFTYLTFYLDEQWLNNTLHGLYESTPGSYSLHFAQTLTREPQLVRSIGETFNSLHQDEMKIVQQSTMDNLLAQITSHCHWRKKLPSQLQSAAVAHRARDYLYAHMGENLGLSDLARETGTDRFTLTRCFKREFHLAPHAWLIQLRLSKARQMLARGDQPVAVAASLGFADQSHLGRWFQRAYRITPAHYRKLCTNLPDVSSK
- a CDS encoding Transporter, LysE family, translating into MPFLLFAFVASITPGPTNILILTNSQHYGVKATLPALVSGCVAASAIVLVSGAGAGEILRQYPLIRQMMSWAGVLWLSWMSWQLFSAPAANMTNGSYHRFTARAAALLQVVNPKTWMMALAVVSLFAPVGDHTLRDVALMALWFLVISVGCLMCWAWLGKAVNRVFRTTVAMVRFQRVMALCLLVSAWAGMLA
- a CDS encoding Transcriptional regulator, TetR family, with the protein product MQREDVLGQALQLLEVQGIANTTLEMVAERIDYPLDELRRFWPDKEALLYDALRYLSQQVDIWRRQLMLNEELTAEQKVLARYTALADCVRNNRYPGCLFIAACTFYPDPGHPIHQLADQQKSAAHDFTHELLTTLEVDDPAMVAKQMELVLEGCLSRMLVNRSLTDVETAHRLAEDILRFAQCRMGGALT
- a CDS encoding Cytochrome c-type biogenesis protein DsbD, protein-disulfide reductase — protein: MAQRFFTLILLLCSTSVFAGLFDAPGRSTFIPADQAFVFDFQQNQHDLNLNWQVKDGYYLYRKQVSFTPANATIGEPQLPAGEWHEDEFYGKSEIYRHQLSVPLTVSQASQGATLTVTYQGCADAGFCYPPETKVVPLSKVVAAPSAPPSQEPSEKSAELPFSAFWALLIGIGIAFTPCVLPMYPLISGIVLGGKQRLSTARALLLAFIYVQGMALTYTALGLVVAAAGLQFQAALQHPYVLIGLSVVFTLLALSMFGLFTLQLPSSLQTRLTLMSNRQQGGSAGGVFVMGAIAGLICSPCTTAPLSAILLYIAQSGNMWFGGGTLYLYALGMGLPLILVTVFGNRLLPKSGPWMETVKTAFGFVILALPVFLLERVIGVIWGMRLWAILGVAFFAWAFITSLSAQKPWMRMVQIVLLAAALVSARPLQDWAFGATTAQTQAHLNFTQISSVDELNTALAQAKGKPVMLDLYADWCVACKEFEKYTFSDPQVQNALKETVLLQANVTANNAQDKALLKELNVLGLPTILFFNEQGKEQPAGRVTGFMDATAFSAHLRDRQP
- a CDS encoding Periplasmic divalent cation tolerance protein cutA; translation: MNTPDAVVVLCTAPDEATAQELAAKVLAEQLAACVTILPGATSMYYWEGKLEQEYEVQMLLKTNVAHQQALLDCLKSHHPYQTPELLVLPVVHGDNDYLSWLNASLR
- a CDS encoding C4-dicarboxylate transporter DcuA, producing the protein MIVIELIIVLAAIFLGARLGGIGIGYAGGLGVLVLAAIGVAPGKIPFDVISIIMAVIAAISAMQIAGGLDYLVNQTEKLLRKNPKYITILAPIVTYFLTIFAGTGNISLATLPVIAEVAKEQGIKPCRPLSTAVVSAQIAITASPISAAVVYMSSVMEGHGVSYIHLLSVVIPSTLLAVLLMSFLVTMMFNSKLSDDPVYLKRLEEGLIELRGENKVEIKPRAKLSVLLFLLGVVCVVIYAIVNSPSLGLVATPLMNTTNAILIIMLSVATLTTVLCGVETDSILSSSTFKAGMSACICILGVAWLGDTFVSNNIDWIKETAGSVIQGHPWLLAVIFFVASALLYSQAATAKALMPMALALNVSPLTAVASFAAVSGLFILPTYPTLVAAVQMDDTGTTRIGRFVFNHPFFIPGTMGVVFSVCFGFVIGSFIL
- a CDS encoding Aspartate ammonia-lyase; its protein translation is MLNNIRIEEDLLGTREVPADAYYGIHTLRAIENFYISNNKISDIPEFVRGMVMVKKAAALANKELQTIPKSAANAIIAACDEVLNNGKCMDQFPVDVYQGGAGTSVNMNTNEVLANIGLELMGHQKGEYQYLNPNDHVNKCQSTNDAYPTGFRIAVYASVVKLIDAINQLGDGFQRKAVEFQDILKMGRTQLQDAVPMTLGQEFHAFNVLLNEETRNILRTSELLLEVNLGATAIGTRLNTPDGYQQLAVQKLAEVSNLAVVPAEDLIEATSDCGAYVMVHSALKRLAVKLSKICNDLRLLSSGPRAGLNEINLPELQAGSSIMPAKVNPVVPEVVNQVCFKVIGNDITVTMASEAGQLQLNVMEPVIGQAVFESIHILTNACYNLLEKCINGITANKEVCESFVYNSIGIVTYLNPFIGHHNGDIVGKICAETGKSVREVVLERGLLTEAELDDIFSAQNLMHPAYKAKRYTDESEQ